Genomic DNA from Perca flavescens isolate YP-PL-M2 chromosome 23, PFLA_1.0, whole genome shotgun sequence:
ATTACATCAGATTTACATCAACAATTACATCACGATCTGGTGTCTGCATATGGGCTGTAACTTGAGACGTGTGAAGTAGTGACCACATGTGACCTGATGTGATTTGACTTAGTTTCGgcagttttcttctttcttctttttttttcttacaagtGTGCATTCAGTTCAATTCAGTTAAGATGTTTATTGGTGAAATGTGTCATCTGACCTGCTGTTCTGTTGTCTCCCATCATCAGCAGTCCTCCTCACTGCTCTTGTAGTCCCGATATTGTCATTGACTTGACACATTCCTATGATAAACCAGTGTACACTGAGTGTTAATGGCAATTTAAACTGCCATCCTCATCAAAAGCAAAATGATTAATTTTTTCGTTTACGAGTGGCTTTGTAGCCGTCACCTGAAAAATCCAGGGTGTATGAGTATCTCTTGATCTTGAAGTGTAGCTGGCCCTGTGGATTCAGCTGGTATTGTGTCTCAATGGCAGTGCTGTCAAATGAACATATCTACACagaaatgctaaatataagtACATTTAAAGTAGCACatttaaagtagggctgggcaatatattgagtgttgtcttcctggttttaaaggctgcattatgttaaagtgatgtcattttctgaacttaccagacttactaactgttttattatttgcctttacccacttagtcattgtatccacattattggtgattacttatcaaaactctcataagcaccaactgtcaacccaACAATATTGCCGCAACATTGACATctatgtatttggtcaaaaatattgtgatattgtgattttttttccatattgcccagctctaataagAGTATTTTCAATTTGACCACCAGATGCCACTGCTGACACTTTTCACCAATAAAAATATGAAGATTGCAAgttaaatatctttaaaaacCATACTAACGCATACCATAACATAAGTTAAAGTTCCTGgcttaaagaaaaataaaaacattcttcATAGGTTTCAATTATGAGCTTCTGCTACAACTACCTGAAATTGTGGGATGCCCTACTTACATGTGCTTTGTATTCTGTCCATTTCTCCCCGTCTCCCATGAACTCCCACTTGTAGCCTCCATCAGTGAGCTGGGAGGAGGGAGCAGTGGGGAAAGCTGATGTGGCGTAAAggctgcagaaaaaaacaaacttttatACAGGTGTTTGATGCTAAAATTCTCTCTCAAGTCGTATTTAGTAATAAAAAAGAATCCTCCCAGGTAAAGCTGTTGGTCGGTTGACAGAGCAATAGATTGAGATGGATGTATTTGAGTGCATAACATTCAAACATGGGCCTGTATGAATGCAGGAGAGAAAAAATTTTAGACTCCTACAGATGAAAAGTCTCACCTCCCTGCCTTGAAAGTGAATTTAGGACGCCTTCGTACTTTCCTGCCCAGGCCTGTGATGCTGTTTGTTTGGGTCATGGCTGCCGAGTAAAATACCCCAATTAGATTTTGCTGCATAAAGACACATTTATTGAACTGAATATGATATGACAGAAATATCACATACTGGAGAAGTCGAGTGAGTAGCGCGTCGAGCCCACCGTGAAGATGAAGGTTCCTCGAGGGTTTAGCGTGAACTGACGCTCGACATCTCCACTGCTGATTGAGGAAGACAGCATACTGGAGCTCTGAGGATGAGAAAGGATATTTAGAGTGTGAAAAACCCGgggaattaaattaatttaaggGTTGATGCTGAAGATGTTCCTCACCTGGGACCCATATTCACGCCACAGCTGGTCATCTCTGAAGTACCAGCCTACATCCTCAGTCTGGCCCTGAGGTAGGAAGATTAGTCTCTGCACCTTCAGACCTGCAGTCAGAGTCTGTAACTGATCAAAGTCTATGAACACCTGCCTGTGGAGACACGTATGATTAAGTTTGGTATATTATTCACTTCTATGAATGTGACATTTTGTTGCGACTGCACCAAAACAAAACCTATCCATCCAAGTATTGTATCAATATATTGTTCCTCTtctttatattatcatttctgtcactttcctCAGTTTGAATGTATACGTTTATTCCCTTAATAatcaaaatattgttttaaaggCCGCAACAAATGGTTTAAACCTATGGCAGAACCAATTCAATTATGTCTCGGTCAAACCTTATATGGCACTTTCCATTCAAATACCTCCTGGTTACATGTAAATTCTTCCTAAATAAAATACTTGGGTATtacattacaatacatttttgggTATTGTCAGATAAAATTACAAACATTCAAGAAAGGTTTAATGGCCCCTTTCAGGCTGAAGATGaaaccaaagaaaaaataacaacactGACCTATCACCAAAGTTGATGGTGATTCCTTTAGCTCCAGGTTGGCAGTAGTGGGTCTCGATGACGTGGTCGTTTTCAATTGGCATCCACTGATGTCCATTTGACAGCTTCCACTCAAAATGTTTCCCATTGactgtaaaataaaagaatGGGATATTATTATGCATTCATGTTTCTCTTATTGACTATGGCCAGCTACAGAAGCCAGTTTAAGCCGGCTAGGTTAATGTTTGACACTGACTGTTTATTTCTTCACCGTCTGGGACAGGCAGCTAATTAAGTAAGCCCAGGTGCACTGTGGTCAATGTATTTTTATGGACGTACAATAAAAACTGGGCAAAAAAAGTCAACTAAAATGCAGACATTTAGCCTACGTACAAAAAAGTAGTTCTACTATAGAATATAGGAATTTGAAATGTCGAGTTATACAGACCTGGAGTCTCCTGCCTGTAGCGAACCTCATCCTGTTCCTGGAATTTAAGCGacaaatacaaatactgtaAACACATCACAAAGATAACTTCTTTAGTCCAAAGTGATCCCGTGAAGTAGACTCACCATGCTGGGAGGAAATACACggttaaaacaacaaaaaggcagattaaacaaacgtatatataaatataaacataaacGTTATAGCTCCATTAGATGCAATTTAATCTCTCTTACTCAGAAACCGATCTAAAGGTTTCATTTTACAATAAACTCGACTTTGACTTTCGGTTCAGGGGAGGCGTGTTCACGCGAATAGTtcaccaggggcgattctaggatcagacctttaggggggctcagcccctaatgagaatgtgacatgaATACatagtgccttgcaaaagtgttaaccccccTCTGATAAATTCAGTAATTCCAttagctactgaacaacaatgTCAGCTAACTTTTTTTTGACACTCcaatggaactaaacctgacactgactataagtcacagtaatgtaacgaccaatttgacacaatgttctaacattgagcaattttagttgcttacatttcaatttgggttctaatctgcaccatgaaattaccaatttgagcccccctaaaaagggtctaaaattgtCCATGGAACtcacacaacaaaaacagaaaaatctgaATCGGAAACAGATGTGGCTACTTTGTCGATACCCCGGGGTATAAATTGTGTTACGTTACAGTTGCGTTCTATAGAAAGTGTAAAACAATTATAATGCTGGGTTTGGGATCCAAGATTGAGTATGGTTAAAATGCAAGGATagtatggaatatttaaaatgtagaaATGCATTATTAATGCATGAGTATTGCACAGTTTAAGTATTGCACAGTATTATTGTCCTGCTAAGTCAGTGTGACCTACATTAATattatttctgtctcttttatGAAGTTGCTTATTATCTTTTGGCCTTTTTTTGGTGGAGATATTATAACATTAATCTCAGTTTAATTGCAGTCAGGCAACACACAAGTTATATAATGATGCATGTAGCCTAAGGCAAATTTCTTAAAAAAACTATCACTATCTGTCTATACATTATCATTGTCTCAGTTAAGTGAgaactttatttacacagatTGTTTTACAGTATATCAGGGCTGTGGAAATTCTATAGGCAAAgttgattttcaaaatattaaaatgaaggTCAAGACCTAATGGAGATTCAAAGCACTGATATCATATCAGGTCTTATTgccttaaaacaaacaaacaaacaaacaaagacattttatgttttttttatttgcaataaTTTCCAATTTCCATTACAGATTATCTAATATTATCTGTATCACATTGGCACATTAGTGGCCTACAAAGAAGAATACATACGTATGACGCAGAATAAACAGCCAAGACTGGACTTCCAATCTTGAACAAAACATTATAtgaattgaactgaaaaatGGCAGATTTCTATTGCATATTGTAACCACCGGAGTCATGTTAAACACTTCAACGCTAATGCGCATTAACAGCTGTTTAGAAATAGCCTTGAATTTGCATTAGATCAGAAGAGGCAGGTGTGTAGATATGTGGCAGCATAAATGGGACATGAAATATCTGATAATTCCACGAGTGTTTGTCTATAGCATCATCCGGTATGGCAATACGCAAGTTGGTACAGTACATCATCTCAGGCAGCATTTAGGTGTTGGTAAACTTCAAAGCCTTTTGACACAATCTCCTTTGGcaaccaaatttaaaaaaaacagacagccaTGAGCATAATTTAATTGTATTCCAAATTCCTTTCTAATTTAAACAGCATTAAATGTATTGCATAGAGGTCAATATAGAGCCAAACACCCCAAAAATATGAATCTCAGATTACAATGATTGTATAAATATGGTATTGCACAATTGTTTGTAGACTTTCTCCTTAGGGTCTTTGAAATCCCCTTTAATGCTCACACCAGCACACGTCTGACCTTGCGTGAATGCATGGTCTTGAGGTTGGTTTGGATCATCGCTGCGGGGcaaaaatgaaatgcaacaaTTACATAAATGCTCTATGTCGTGTTTCAGGATTACTATTAAAGGAAGTGACAGTTTATTATAGCTGAGACAGTTGAACTTTCTCTGTAACGCTTTATTTTACAGGACCATACATTCCTCATCATTTCCTATGAAGTTACCTGGGTTTGAGTTATTTCACAGAAATTCCTCTGTGAACCAATAATTGCTTATAAACTCAGCACAACAAAGACTGATACAAGATTAGTTTCAAGAAAATCgcatatattatttttattattaggaAATAGTGATCTAATAAATAAAGCGTTACCATTTTTTTGTCATCacattatttaaaacataaCTCAACCTCCAAAGTCCAGCTTGTAGGGGTGTCCCTTCACTTTGAAGGTAATGCTGCCCTGGGGGTTTTGCGTATACTTCCTCTCAATGTCATCACTGGTTACTGAGCATTCAGTCGGAGTCCTGCTCTGCTGAAACCCATTCAAAccatcatattttattttaaatcaaagtttCTCGGCTAAATGTAACCAGATAACTAACCCTGTGTCTGAAGACGTGCCACGCTCCAGTGACCCCCTCAAACTCCCACTGTGGTTTGGTGCCCAGAGAAACATTCTGGAGCGCTGTGGCTACTTGAGAAACTCTGTAATGAGAACATCAAATTCTGGATTCCGTCacaacatttaaaggaacaatTTAACGGTTATTCACCTTTTTTCAACGACCAAGATCCAAACTCACCCTGCTCCTGCTGTCTGTTGTCTGTACTGTGGTCGGCGAGTAACTTTCCTCTTTCTGTTTGTACTCACCTGTCTCATTTCTAACAAACAgcgaaaagaaaacaaggccgGTATCCAATGAGAAACTAACAATAATCTACATGTGGAATTTGGTATTCTGTGAAGGTTTTATGAGTAAACTTCACCTCTGAATTTAATCTCAAGGGTTTCAGCACCGACGGTGAAAGTATACGAGCTTGTTGGGTTACTCTGGAACTTTCCTTCTATGTCAGAGCTCTTCACAGGACTGGGGTTGCCCTTTGGACCCTGtccagaaaaaagaaaagaaaatgattatTAATTAACAAACTTGACaccaaaaaatctaaaatatgtcACACTTAAGACTTGGTGTagtttttttgcacacaaaaagaAAGGTTCAACTGTTTAATTCCATCTaccttgtctccatacttgatCCACTTCCGGCTCAATGTGCAGTACCAGATCCACACAGTGTTCCCATCATCCAAACGTCTCACTCTCAGACGCTTTCCATTTATTCTCATCCTGTTAAAATCTATACTCACTGccctaaagagagagacagagagcgagagattaACCATCAACCAGTTTCTGTGCGTCCACGCTTAGAAAATGTTTAAGCACTGCGCTTTGTAGCTCTTACCCATATGGTGTGTTGTAGATTTTAATGCTTTTGGTGTGGGGCAACGAGTACTGGGCCTCAAGAATATGATCATTACCAACATCCTTCCAGCCATTTCCATCATTCAGCTGCCACTGGTAGCATCGGCCATCAGTAAGCTTTGggtctggtaaaaaaaaaagacaaaataatttACTTTTAAATTTTGATAGAGCAAGCTTAGGCACTTAACACAAATgataattattatttcatttttaagtgGAATTAAAGCTCAATcatggatcaaatgactacaTGCAATGTGAAAAGTGTCACAAGTTTGTCTCTGAAGGAAAAActcaataataaaagaaaaaaaggagaataacTTAAGGAAGAACCGCAGGTGAAGGATCCATAAcagactaactaactaactaacagaCATGCAATTGGCATGTGCAGAATAGACAGAATAGTAGTAAAATAGAAGTACAATATTATAGGCAGAtaatgtaaattatagtgtaaatgtttgtttaacattaagatgtggctcattaaaaaaaaacatccaattaaacctcttctctcttcctctttctcaccACTAGACGTTGATCGGTCCGAAGCCCTGTTGCTTGCACCAGATGACTGTCGTCCACCTCTGGGGTGGTTCAGCTTACAGTTGGACCCGTAGCGACAGCTTCCTGTCAGGGCATACTTGCAGATGTGTAAGTAAGGGCACCTCTCACCATCCCGACAGTTACCCTTGTTGTAATACTTGCAGGGCTTTTTCCTCTgaatctaaaaatgaaaatataattttttttccatcactaGAGAGGTAAATataattatgttgtatatagcCTACAGTATATGGCAATGGACTCAGTATTTGAACATGTGTAAAGACATGTGTTTACTAATCACTTCTCATGGCTTAATGTGTAATTATAAAATATAGATGCTGACTACATCATCTTCTCCAGAAACAAACCTGACAATCAGCTTCTATATCTGAATTTCCGTCACTGTCCGACTCATTACTGTCCGACTCGTTACTGTCCGACTCATCGATGTCGTCAGATCCACTTCCACTTTCATTTTTTGACAGATTTTCTTCATCAGACGCTGGGAAAACACAAATGTTTAGtgttgtttaaatgtttatgtttgGTGAACACTTATTCATAAACCCCAGTGATGAAGATTGAACATGGTCtctgtccttaaaggttggatctGAATATTCAATATGGCCAAAAGTataaggcaaggcaagtttatttgtatagcacaattcATACTCacggcaactcaaagtgcttagaggaataaaaacacattctaaacataaacaataaaagTTTATTCAAGAGACAAAggacaacaacaataataatataaggACAGATAGCTCCAATTAGGGGTATTCTTAATGCTACAGCATACAATGATATTTTAGAGGATAGTGAACTTTCAACTTGGTGACAAGAGTTTAGGGAAGGCCCTCTTGTAACAATAAcatgtgcaaattttaacattttttcatATCGGGCCAAAAAATtgcttcttttaaaacaaacaggCTCACATAATGTATAGTAATTGATGTGTATGTGGGAGTGTATTAGTAAATGAATGCTGAGGAATGAATGAAGGGTGGGATCATTTTAATGCTCATTTGAATGTTGGTTTTAGgataaatgtgtttattaaattaaatttgttgACATCAGCCTGctcagggactacaggtggaaactaGCACATGTGCTACAACGTGGTATAATGCATTTCTCCTCTCTAAggttaatgtatattgtatgttgtccctgtttaaataaataaagaaatgaaaaaatgaaatgaaatgaaatgcccCTGTATGAAATGAGGTTAATTATGGAAATCTTTTCCCCAGTTTGCTTTGGAAGAACTGCCTGCATAGAACCACTGTACTCTTTCCAAATGTAATAAAGATATTATAACAAAATATAATGCTAAAAATAGATGCTATCTCAGGTGTCACTTTCAGTTGTTAAATGATGTTGCAATCATTTTCTGTAGTGAGGTCTGTTCATGAGAACTAgcaaacaaataattaaagttcacttttttattttataaaatgccATATGCTATTTTTTCTGGTCCATTCTGAGACCGTTTAAAAGAAGTGTAGGCCTACGTGTAGGTTTACAATACAGAACTTAATGAATATCTGATGCCCCCTGCTGGCGGATTAAATTACAAGCTGTTTCGGCCATGATCACCACTTACACTGGAAAATATTTGATGAATACAAATTTGATAATAAGCGTACCTTAAATGTGACGCCGTGTAAATGAGAAAATTAATGTAAAGCATTTTAATGCACGGGTTTGGGTTACAGTTGTGACCATGCAGGGAGCTGAATGAAAAAAACGAAACTGAAACTATAAATTTTTTAGTTCCTAATAGACAATGATCGCCACATAAATCTGTGTAACCGACTAAGAGTTCACACTTCGGTCTTTCCATCGTATATTTCCCTTAAAAGACATAGGCTATGTCATTTTGGTTTGATATCAATGGCTTCTACAACTTTCAATGTATAGataaacacatatacaaacatacagtgGCCACATTCTCTTCTTAAGAGGGCATAACAAGTGATAAAGCATGTGGTTAAAACACAAGTAACACATAATAATCACTAGTAGCCTAAATACATTAGAATGATGTTTAAAGGGTACTTACGAAAGGCAGACGCCATTCTGTAGCCTACTTTGCAATACTTTCGTTTTCATGACCCCACTTTTAATATAGTCTACAGCCACACCCACATGTTGTTTGCCAAGAAGCTCATGGCATCCTGAACTTAATCATAGCAAGACTGCCAGTTATAGCCTATGTTGGGGCTACAAAGAAATTATAAAAGGAGGGGTAATATGATGAAGACACCAGTAATAACAGATATTAGATGTTCCTCCTATCTCCAAAATCCAGGACCCAGAATTAACTTGTAATtttacaattataaaaaaaacctgGGTTTTAAGCAAATAATCCAACCTAtaatagaaataaaaagaataaataaatcagaatcagattcCTTGACATAGTACTGTCTGTACGTGTGCCAAGAACAGTGTACATGATGATAAACTTAGACATACAGCTAAAACAAGTGTGAAGGGGCTACATCCTACATTTCATTGTGCAACCCTGAGTTcttaaatgacaaataaattaaCCTTGTACAGCTAAACAGAGATAAGTAAACACATATATCGGTATGTAggttacagtttttattttatttaaatggacaACAACTTACAATGTCTAGGCTATATAAAAGTCAAAGGGttattgtaaactgaatatatgtttaaaaatattgcaAGGGTAAGTGGGAGTGAAAAAAGTGCTGGGATACTGTAATAAGTTActttatatacatacaaatcACAAATAGGCTAAATTAcagaattaaatattaaattataaGAACGTTATTCATATAAACTGAGTGGAGTACAGACAATATGGGCTACTGCCATTTGATTACAATTTCTCAATAGAATATTCTTTTGCAGTGTGCTAaacctccacagcgctggaaGGTGATAGTGAGCTGATTCTGCCATTGGCGCCTCCTCGTCTGCAGGCAGTAAAGGGCTCTCCTAAAAAGTAAGCGAAGAAGAAGATAGGGTCCCTCTGAAGGAGGAACGAGCAGGGAACGAGTGTTTTCTTACAAAGGGCACTTGATAAAGACATTAAAacgaaaaagagaaaaatggaAATCGAGGATCACTCTTACACGAGCACCACTTACGATAAAGTCAACCCCGTAGAGTTCACATATAAAAGTAAGTATAAGCAGCAAGAAATGTCATGTTTTAATCAAGCTAGCTAACGTACTCACAGTTTGATTGGAGTTAGCTTGGACACCTAGCTAGTAACCTATCAAGTGGGCTCCACGGTGAAAGTAACCAATAAGCACGCTTccattcaacaaaaaaaaaaaaaaaaaagtgaatgcaACGTTAGTTAACCCACACTTTTCAGCCGGCCTCTAATGGTAATGTAGGCCGTGTTTGTCGTGTACTTTTTCTATTTGTCTAAATGAGTAAATAGCCTACGAGATAAACCAAACTAACTGTTAGATTGTGACCTCACACCTGTTGATAAATTCATCTAAACAGCTGAGCTGGTTGGGGGAAAAGTATTCCCACTGTACAATAATAATTGTAATTTCTAActaatttattttctctctctctctgtctctccctcttagTGAGTGCAAACGAAATTGAAGAATTTGTAAAGCTGAGGGTTTCAAACCATTACCTCTTCTCTGGAAGGAGAAATACTTCCATGTGGGCATGGAGGTATGCCAGCAAGTTAAAGCTCTGAGAGACATTACTGTGTGAATATAGAAAGAGGTCTAAATTCCTGGATGCATTCAGATTTGTATATGCATAGGATGTTCTACACTAAGCCAGTACAAAAATCAGATAATTCTAAATGCTGGTTAACattcacattttagaagctaAACCAATTGACCTTTTggtatttttactttaaaacaaT
This window encodes:
- the si:ch211-244b2.4 gene encoding uncharacterized protein si:ch211-244b2.4 isoform X2, with product MASAFPSDEENLSKNESGSGSDDIDESDSNESDSNESDSDGNSDIEADCQIQRKKPCKYYNKGNCRDGERCPYLHICKYALTGSCRYGSNCKLNHPRGGRQSSGASNRASDRSTSSDPKLTDGRCYQWQLNDGNGWKDVGNDHILEAQYSLPHTKSIKIYNTPYGAVSIDFNRMRINGKRLRVRRLDDGNTVWIWYCTLSRKWIKYGDKGPKGNPSPVKSSDIEGKFQSNPTSSYTFTVGAETLEIKFREMRQVSTNRKRKVTRRPQYRQQTAGAGVSQVATALQNVSLGTKPQWEFEGVTGAWHVFRHRSRTPTECSVTSDDIERKYTQNPQGSITFKVKGHPYKLDFGAMIQTNLKTMHSRKVRRVLV
- the si:ch211-244b2.4 gene encoding uncharacterized protein si:ch211-244b2.4 isoform X1, with protein sequence MASAFPSDEENLSKNESGSGSDDIDESDSNESDSNESDSDGNSDIEADCQIQRKKPCKYYNKGNCRDGERCPYLHICKYALTGSCRYGSNCKLNHPRGGRQSSGASNRASDRSTSSDPKLTDGRCYQWQLNDGNGWKDVGNDHILEAQYSLPHTKSIKIYNTPYGAVSIDFNRMRINGKRLRVRRLDDGNTVWIWYCTLSRKWIKYGDKGPKGNPSPVKSSDIEGKFQSNPTSSYTFTVGAETLEIKFREMRQVSTNRKRKVTRRPQYRQQTAGAGVSQVATALQNVSLGTKPQWEFEGVTGAWHVFRHRQSRTPTECSVTSDDIERKYTQNPQGSITFKVKGHPYKLDFGAMIQTNLKTMHSRKVRRVLV
- the si:ch211-244b2.3 gene encoding uncharacterized protein si:ch211-244b2.3 codes for the protein MEQDEVRYRQETPVNGKHFEWKLSNGHQWMPIENDHVIETHYCQPGAKGITINFGDRQVFIDFDQLQTLTAGLKVQRLIFLPQGQTEDVGWYFRDDQLWREYGSQSSSMLSSSISSGDVERQFTLNPRGTFIFTVGSTRYSLDFSTMTQTNSITGLGRKVRRRPKFTFKAGSLYATSAFPTAPSSQLTDGGYKWEFMGDGEKWTEYKAHICSFDSTAIETQYQLNPQGQLHFKIKRYSYTLDFSGMCQVNDNIGTTRAVRRTADDGRQQNSSPGTWPRWQFQDIGGIWKDFSKGRSISSQDIELKYQQNPLGSIMFTTKKFSYELNFSAMTQRNLSTNTTRSVRRLNQ